In Halofilum ochraceum, a single window of DNA contains:
- the mshL gene encoding pilus (MSHA type) biogenesis protein MshL — protein MTEGSPVPIRIGLCALVFALLAGCGVTRPPSPSEGHIEAESDGQQSQDGDASATDDAIPDPVTNGAPLPAPSEPEEVERYTVVVNQVPVRELLFALARDADIEIDIAGDIQGEVTLNAIDETLPRLLERISYQAAIRYELDDDYLRIAADEPYLESYPVDYVNLSRNATSTVETATQITSTGFGEDGSGGSGSGGGSSGTNNSSTSLENESDNQFWSTLERNLSGMLGVEVEDAGERSDERRYLMINREAGYVTVRATQRQHEQVQRYLDRVMESARRQVLIEATVVEVELSDQYQAGVDWSYISSSVGGLDLLEQNLTAGSLGSAPNALATFVDTDLGGGELQATVRALETFGDVSVMSSPKIMALNNQLAILKVVDNRVYFTVDVEQTLDEGVTNTVFDSQINTVPVGLVMTVTPYIGSDDEVLLNTRPTVSRILGFVEDPNPSLAEAGVTNQVPEIQVREMESLLRVNSGQVAVIGGLMQDSIDQSERSVPLVGNLPLVGNLFSYRDDRVEKTELIIFLRPTVVDQANLDGDMKRFRQYLRRPEIESDSPEQP, from the coding sequence ATGACCGAAGGAAGTCCGGTCCCGATCCGGATCGGCCTGTGCGCGCTCGTATTCGCGCTTCTGGCCGGTTGCGGTGTGACGCGCCCACCGAGCCCCTCCGAGGGGCACATCGAGGCTGAAAGCGACGGGCAACAGTCGCAGGACGGCGACGCGTCGGCCACCGATGACGCCATCCCGGATCCCGTGACCAACGGCGCCCCGCTGCCGGCGCCCTCCGAACCCGAAGAGGTGGAACGCTATACGGTGGTGGTCAATCAGGTGCCCGTGCGCGAACTGCTGTTCGCACTGGCGCGCGATGCCGATATCGAGATCGACATCGCCGGTGATATCCAGGGCGAGGTCACCCTCAACGCGATCGACGAAACCCTGCCACGTCTGCTCGAGCGGATTTCGTATCAGGCCGCGATCCGTTATGAGCTCGACGACGATTACCTGCGCATCGCCGCCGACGAGCCGTATCTCGAAAGCTACCCCGTCGATTACGTGAACCTCTCGCGCAATGCGACCAGTACCGTGGAGACCGCGACCCAGATCACCTCCACGGGATTCGGCGAGGACGGTAGCGGTGGTAGTGGCTCCGGCGGAGGTTCTTCCGGGACGAACAATTCGAGCACCAGCCTCGAGAACGAGAGCGATAACCAGTTCTGGAGCACCCTGGAGCGCAATCTCTCCGGCATGCTCGGCGTCGAGGTCGAGGACGCCGGGGAGCGGTCCGACGAGCGGCGCTATCTGATGATCAACCGCGAGGCCGGTTACGTCACGGTCCGGGCGACGCAGCGCCAGCATGAGCAGGTGCAGCGTTACCTCGATCGCGTCATGGAGAGCGCCCGGCGCCAGGTACTGATCGAGGCCACCGTGGTCGAGGTCGAACTCAGCGATCAATACCAGGCCGGTGTCGACTGGAGTTACATCTCCAGTTCGGTCGGTGGCCTCGATCTGCTGGAGCAGAACCTGACCGCCGGTTCCCTTGGCAGCGCACCGAACGCGCTCGCCACCTTCGTGGACACCGACCTCGGCGGCGGGGAACTCCAGGCCACCGTGCGCGCGCTGGAGACCTTCGGTGACGTCAGCGTCATGTCGAGCCCGAAGATCATGGCCCTGAACAATCAGCTTGCCATCCTCAAGGTCGTCGACAACCGTGTGTACTTCACGGTTGATGTGGAGCAGACGCTGGACGAAGGGGTTACCAACACCGTCTTCGACAGTCAGATCAATACCGTCCCGGTCGGTCTCGTCATGACCGTCACGCCGTATATCGGTTCCGATGACGAGGTCCTGCTCAATACCCGACCGACCGTGTCGCGCATCCTCGGGTTCGTCGAGGACCCGAACCCCTCGCTCGCAGAGGCCGGTGTAACCAACCAGGTGCCCGAGATCCAGGTCCGCGAAATGGAGTCGCTGCTGCGCGTGAACTCCGGCCAGGTCGCCGTGATCGGGGGTCTGATGCAGGACAGCATCGACCAGAGCGAGCGCAGCGTGCCCCTGGTCGGCAATCTGCCCCTGGTCGGTAACCTGTTCTCGTATCGCGACGACCGGGTCGAGAAGACCGAACTGATCATCTTCCTGCGCCCGACCGTCGTCGATCAGGCGAATCTGGACGGCGATATGAAACGCTTCCGCCAGTACCTGCGGAGGCCAGAAATCGAGTCGGACTCCCCGGAGCAGCCGTGA
- a CDS encoding type II secretion system protein codes for MGGCARSRRSNGGFSLIELAVVLVIVGLLVGGGIAALDATTQQARRSEQQRQMVEVREALYGFALSEGRLPCPVDLDPSEYPPDGNEDPEDPDAGTDCSAEEGALPWRQLGVGRRDAWDNPLLYRVTQDFADGPVDDDGMDSDTGSSFALSSSESDGDGDLTVEDGAGGTITTNTPAVVVSFGPQGDQVWTEDGFVCPGSGGAPANGFSDDETENCDWIDDNTDDTYVAADFRTPEADDGRFDDMLIWLPTPILKARMVDVGRLPRQ; via the coding sequence ATGGGTGGATGCGCTCGATCTCGCCGTAGTAATGGCGGCTTCTCTCTGATCGAGCTGGCGGTCGTGCTGGTGATCGTCGGCCTTCTGGTGGGAGGTGGGATTGCTGCGTTGGATGCGACCACCCAACAGGCGCGGCGCAGCGAGCAACAGCGCCAGATGGTCGAGGTTCGCGAAGCCTTGTACGGGTTTGCGCTGTCGGAGGGACGTTTGCCGTGCCCGGTGGATCTTGATCCTTCCGAGTATCCACCTGATGGGAACGAAGATCCGGAAGACCCGGATGCGGGGACCGATTGTTCGGCGGAAGAGGGCGCTCTGCCATGGCGGCAACTCGGCGTTGGTCGCCGCGATGCCTGGGATAATCCGCTCCTATACCGCGTGACGCAGGATTTCGCGGATGGACCGGTAGACGATGACGGAATGGATAGCGATACCGGTAGCAGTTTCGCTTTGTCAAGTAGTGAAAGTGACGGTGATGGTGACCTCACTGTGGAGGATGGAGCCGGCGGGACGATCACCACCAATACGCCGGCTGTTGTCGTATCTTTTGGGCCTCAAGGCGATCAGGTCTGGACCGAGGATGGCTTCGTCTGCCCGGGCTCCGGCGGTGCACCCGCAAACGGCTTTTCCGATGACGAAACCGAGAACTGCGACTGGATCGACGACAATACGGACGACACGTATGTGGCGGCGGATTTCCGCACACCGGAGGCGGACGACGGGCGGTTCGACGACATGCTGATCTGGCTGCCGACGCCGATTCTGAAAGCCCGGATGGTCGATGTCGGGCGCTTGCCCCGGCAGTGA
- a CDS encoding type II secretion system F family protein, which translates to MDTYKYKAMDQQGRRVTGTLDAANLTDLEMRLGRMGLDLIDSREVRRVTLFQRFRRTPRAELINFSFHLEQLLNAGVPMVDALSDLGSTIDDPGFRDVVAELVEAIEGGKTFSGALADFEHVFGSVYISMIRVGEESGSLPRVLQDLGEMLRWQDEIVAYVRRVMVYPLIVLAVVGAAVGFLMVYLVPKLTSFLQSVGSELPAHTRALIAVSDFFVAWWYVLLLVALVTPAVIRYLSRNSPRFRFAWDGFKLRVWLFGDLMYKIRLARFSNYFALMYGAGITVLDALRLSRALMDNAVLEEAVDRVHRHIGEGQTLGEAFARTGLFPPFVVRMMRVGESTGALDEALRNVSYFYAREVREAVERLEPAIQPVLTVFLGGLVGWIMFSVLGPIYDTIATLDY; encoded by the coding sequence ATGGACACCTACAAATACAAAGCCATGGACCAGCAGGGGCGCCGGGTCACCGGCACCCTCGATGCGGCGAACCTCACCGATCTGGAGATGCGCCTCGGGCGCATGGGGCTCGATCTCATCGACTCGCGCGAGGTGCGCCGGGTCACCCTGTTCCAGCGCTTCCGCCGCACGCCACGCGCCGAACTCATCAACTTCTCGTTCCATCTCGAGCAGCTGCTCAATGCCGGCGTGCCCATGGTGGATGCCCTGTCGGATCTGGGCTCGACCATCGACGACCCGGGCTTCCGCGATGTGGTCGCGGAACTGGTCGAGGCGATCGAGGGCGGCAAGACCTTCTCCGGCGCCCTCGCCGATTTCGAGCACGTGTTCGGCAGCGTCTACATCTCCATGATCCGCGTGGGCGAGGAGAGTGGCAGTCTGCCGCGGGTGCTGCAGGATCTCGGCGAGATGCTCCGCTGGCAGGACGAGATCGTCGCCTACGTGCGCCGGGTGATGGTCTATCCGCTGATCGTGCTCGCCGTGGTCGGCGCGGCGGTCGGTTTCCTGATGGTGTACCTCGTGCCGAAGCTGACCTCCTTCCTGCAGTCGGTGGGCAGTGAACTGCCGGCGCACACGCGCGCGCTGATCGCCGTATCCGACTTCTTCGTCGCCTGGTGGTATGTGCTGCTGCTGGTGGCGCTCGTCACGCCGGCCGTGATCCGGTATCTGTCGCGCAACAGCCCGCGTTTCCGGTTTGCCTGGGATGGCTTCAAACTGCGGGTATGGCTGTTCGGCGACCTGATGTACAAGATCCGCCTGGCGCGCTTCTCGAACTACTTCGCGCTGATGTATGGCGCGGGTATCACGGTGCTAGACGCCCTGCGCCTGTCGCGCGCCCTGATGGACAATGCCGTGCTCGAAGAAGCCGTCGACCGGGTGCATCGCCACATCGGCGAAGGTCAGACGCTCGGCGAGGCGTTCGCCCGCACCGGCCTGTTCCCGCCGTTCGTGGTGCGCATGATGCGCGTGGGCGAGAGCACCGGCGCGCTCGACGAAGCGCTGCGCAACGTGAGCTACTTCTACGCCCGCGAGGTGCGCGAGGCGGTCGAGCGCCTGGAACCGGCGATCCAGCCGGTGCTGACCGTGTTCCTCGGCGGCCTGGTGGGCTGGATCATGTTCTCCGTGCTCGGGCCGATCTACGACACGATCGCGACGCTGGATTACTGA
- a CDS encoding sigma-54-dependent transcriptional regulator, protein MSNEAAGSAAPKPGLLLVDDDPLIRDSLSYMLRPDFDVHVAETRREATEILQQLEPTPVLALVDLGLPPYPHKPDEGFALVPELLAHNPRMRVLALSGQDDPANLRHAFALGAADFIAKPCEPELLKSRLSHQLMLIEAEEEAEEKAPETVLHGESAALEALREQIAQFGDAPFPVLIEGESGTGKELIAKRLHELSSRADQPFVAVNCSAFTETLLEAQLFGHAKGAFTGATQARTGFFEEAGDGTLFLDEIGEMPQELQSRLLRVIESGEYYRVGETRPRTANARLVAATNKQLLREVDAGRFRQDLYYRLSILPIHVPPLRERAEDRLGLLAFFQDFYTGTVPPFSLDDGARERWLAYPFPGNVRELRNIVIRLGTKYPGRTIDAATLEGELDPTAATPGSAGADTRSEEEIARDRLDDGDFDLDRHLAEIERTYVRAARDLAGGNLSRAAKLLNVNRTTLYSKIERLGDD, encoded by the coding sequence ATGTCGAACGAAGCCGCCGGCTCGGCCGCTCCGAAACCCGGACTGCTGCTGGTCGATGATGACCCGCTGATCCGGGACAGCCTGTCCTACATGCTGCGCCCGGATTTCGATGTCCACGTGGCGGAGACGCGGCGCGAGGCCACCGAGATTCTGCAGCAGCTCGAACCGACGCCCGTGCTGGCGCTGGTCGACCTCGGGCTGCCGCCGTATCCGCATAAGCCCGACGAGGGCTTCGCGCTGGTGCCCGAGTTGCTGGCGCACAATCCCCGCATGCGTGTGCTGGCGCTGTCGGGCCAGGATGACCCGGCGAACCTGCGCCATGCCTTTGCCCTGGGTGCCGCCGACTTCATCGCCAAGCCCTGCGAGCCGGAGCTGCTGAAATCGCGCCTCAGCCACCAGCTCATGCTCATCGAGGCCGAGGAAGAGGCGGAAGAGAAAGCACCCGAGACGGTACTGCACGGCGAGAGCGCCGCCCTGGAGGCGCTGCGCGAGCAGATCGCCCAGTTCGGCGATGCGCCGTTCCCGGTCCTGATCGAGGGCGAGTCGGGGACGGGCAAGGAGCTGATCGCCAAACGCCTGCATGAGCTCAGTTCGCGCGCGGACCAGCCGTTCGTGGCCGTCAACTGCTCGGCCTTCACCGAGACCCTGCTCGAAGCGCAGCTCTTCGGGCACGCCAAGGGCGCGTTCACCGGCGCCACGCAGGCCCGGACCGGTTTCTTCGAGGAGGCGGGCGACGGCACCCTGTTCCTGGACGAGATCGGTGAGATGCCACAGGAGCTGCAGTCGCGCCTGTTGCGGGTGATCGAATCGGGCGAGTATTACCGCGTGGGCGAGACGCGTCCGCGCACGGCCAACGCCCGTCTGGTGGCCGCCACCAACAAACAGCTGCTGCGTGAGGTGGACGCCGGGCGTTTTCGCCAGGATCTGTACTATCGCCTCAGTATCCTGCCGATCCACGTGCCGCCGCTGCGCGAGCGCGCCGAGGATCGCCTCGGCCTGCTGGCGTTCTTCCAGGATTTCTACACCGGCACGGTGCCACCGTTCTCGCTCGACGACGGCGCCCGCGAGCGCTGGCTGGCCTATCCCTTCCCGGGGAACGTCCGGGAGCTGCGCAATATCGTGATCCGTCTCGGGACCAAGTACCCGGGGCGCACGATCGACGCGGCCACGCTGGAGGGCGAACTCGACCCGACCGCGGCCACGCCTGGATCCGCTGGTGCCGACACGCGCTCGGAGGAGGAGATCGCCCGCGACCGGCTCGACGACGGCGACTTCGATCTCGATCGCCACCTCGCCGAGATCGAGCGAACCTACGTGCGGGCCGCGCGCGATCTGGCCGGCGGCAACCTCAGTCGCGCGGCCAAGCTGCTCAACGTCAACCGGACCACGCTCTACAGCAAGATCGAGCGACTGGGGGATGATTGA
- a CDS encoding prepilin-type N-terminal cleavage/methylation domain-containing protein: MRPIFGASRNRRARGFSLVEAAVVLVVIGIILGAVLQGRSLIESAEYKSFRQQIREYRGAFHNFRDRFDALPGDFEDASDRLESTQNDGGGDGLIGTNIESDWDGCSTDTDERCMAWQHLRAAGMLDGNPETPNDAAAPEHPYGGLVAAFFTGAGENGAFGHKLLITDVPVGIAQRFDADNDDERCDGGRITGQTCPDGDWPTGQTTVDVVYAL; this comes from the coding sequence ATGCGCCCGATCTTTGGAGCCAGTCGGAATCGAAGGGCGCGCGGTTTCTCGCTGGTCGAGGCCGCGGTCGTGCTGGTGGTGATCGGCATCATCCTGGGCGCCGTGCTGCAGGGGCGTTCATTGATCGAGAGCGCGGAGTACAAGTCGTTCCGTCAGCAGATCCGCGAGTACCGGGGTGCCTTCCACAATTTCCGTGACCGCTTCGACGCCCTGCCGGGCGACTTCGAGGACGCGTCGGATCGTCTGGAGAGCACGCAGAACGATGGCGGGGGCGATGGCCTCATAGGCACCAACATCGAGAGCGACTGGGACGGGTGTTCCACAGACACGGATGAGCGGTGCATGGCGTGGCAGCATCTGCGCGCCGCCGGCATGCTGGACGGCAATCCCGAGACGCCCAACGACGCCGCTGCACCGGAACACCCTTACGGTGGTCTCGTGGCGGCATTTTTCACGGGGGCGGGCGAGAACGGCGCGTTTGGTCACAAGCTTTTGATTACCGATGTCCCCGTCGGGATCGCGCAGCGCTTCGACGCGGATAATGACGACGAGCGCTGCGACGGCGGGCGCATCACCGGCCAGACATGCCCCGACGGCGACTGGCCCACGGGTCAGACGACTGTTGATGTCGTCTACGCGCTCTGA
- a CDS encoding ExeA family protein, with the protein MYLEHFGLDHPPFRITPDTRVFYEGGDRGAVLEALAWAVENGEGIVKVVGEVGSGKTVLCRMLPQKLPAHVDVVYLVNPGLGPDDVIPAVAFELGLDIRAEERLAQQHRLHEELVERHARGRQVVVFIEEAQNMPLATLESLRLLSNLETDDAKLLQIVLFGQPELDRNLDANEIRQLRERITHSFDLRPLERQDVARYLNFRLRAAGYRGPDLFGPRIARALNRHARGLIRRLNVLADKCLLAAYAEGTHTLRLRHVRRAARDVQAPDTRARVGRRRIALAGAAVIVIAAMAWIVLNGEGPGYIETDLAIGNTAGGDSQ; encoded by the coding sequence ATGTACCTTGAGCACTTCGGCCTCGACCACCCCCCGTTCCGGATTACACCGGATACGCGCGTGTTTTATGAGGGCGGCGACCGCGGTGCAGTCCTCGAAGCCCTGGCCTGGGCGGTCGAGAATGGCGAAGGCATCGTCAAGGTCGTCGGTGAAGTCGGCAGCGGTAAGACCGTGCTGTGCCGGATGCTCCCGCAGAAGCTGCCCGCGCACGTGGATGTCGTTTATCTTGTCAATCCGGGGCTGGGGCCGGATGACGTGATCCCGGCCGTCGCCTTCGAGCTCGGCCTCGACATCCGTGCCGAGGAGCGGCTGGCGCAACAGCACCGGCTGCACGAAGAACTGGTCGAGCGCCATGCGCGCGGTCGCCAGGTCGTGGTGTTCATCGAGGAAGCGCAGAACATGCCGCTGGCGACCCTCGAATCGCTGCGCCTATTGTCGAACCTCGAGACCGATGATGCGAAGTTGCTGCAGATCGTGCTGTTCGGCCAGCCGGAACTCGACCGCAATCTCGACGCCAACGAGATCCGGCAACTGCGCGAGCGCATCACCCACTCATTCGACCTGCGGCCCCTAGAGCGGCAGGATGTCGCCCGGTACCTCAATTTCCGTCTGCGTGCCGCCGGCTATCGCGGCCCTGACCTGTTCGGTCCGCGCATCGCGCGCGCGCTCAACCGCCATGCCCGGGGCCTGATCCGGCGGCTCAACGTGCTGGCGGACAAATGCCTGCTGGCGGCCTACGCCGAGGGTACGCATACCCTGAGATTGCGCCATGTCCGGCGCGCGGCGCGGGACGTCCAGGCACCGGATACGCGTGCGCGGGTCGGGCGGCGACGCATCGCACTGGCCGGTGCCGCCGTGATCGTCATCGCGGCCATGGCATGGATCGTGCTGAACGGAGAGGGTCCGGGGTATATCGAGACCGATCTCGCAATCGGAAATACCGCGGGGGGAGACAGCCAATGA
- a CDS encoding tetratricopeptide repeat protein, translating into MSLLLDALRRAGSARGNDIAEPVNRRPATDDNGTARAGVDEFDLDPDAATALEASGETAGAGLEGPARAEAVFRGGAPGRRVIRTAALYTLVALMLLGGLVVGGWYYYESTRSAVDQELVRYTPDPATAPVTDPVAERDADADPATDDALTTAAADSAATAPDGADSDSVGADTGAAEGDAAAAQAAAADGGDGNPADAANGTPEQGSAAANEGATAGDAGTAASSTASAETDSASGSTTAQANASAGAADATAPESDNAKPASNPSRGTSASSDETRTAAETGDAPMVRSTGSADGRSPLGQALQEGYQALRGGDLMAARRHYRKALDLAPSNRDARLGAAAVAQRQGNAAAAIEHYRRVLADHPRDPYARSGLASLQSTADPRQLESELKTLLKQDPNAHALRYALGNLYAREDRWSQAQSAYFEAFRSAPQEADYAFNLAVALDQLGKRESAVEYYDRALELAGDGSASFPLESARRRLESLRP; encoded by the coding sequence GTGAGCCTCCTGCTCGATGCGCTGCGCCGCGCCGGTTCCGCACGCGGCAATGACATCGCCGAGCCGGTGAACCGGCGCCCGGCTACCGACGACAATGGCACCGCGCGTGCCGGCGTGGACGAGTTCGATCTGGATCCCGATGCCGCGACCGCCCTGGAGGCGAGCGGCGAGACCGCCGGCGCTGGCCTCGAAGGGCCCGCCCGCGCCGAGGCCGTCTTTCGCGGCGGCGCCCCGGGACGGCGGGTCATCCGTACCGCCGCCCTGTATACGCTGGTTGCGCTCATGCTGTTGGGCGGGCTGGTCGTGGGCGGCTGGTACTACTATGAGTCGACCCGCAGCGCGGTTGATCAGGAGCTTGTGCGCTACACCCCGGACCCCGCGACCGCGCCGGTGACCGACCCGGTAGCCGAGCGCGATGCCGACGCCGATCCGGCAACCGACGATGCGCTCACAACGGCAGCAGCCGACAGCGCCGCTACCGCCCCCGATGGCGCCGACTCCGATAGCGTCGGGGCGGATACCGGCGCCGCGGAGGGAGATGCCGCGGCCGCACAGGCCGCTGCCGCCGACGGCGGTGACGGCAATCCCGCGGACGCCGCCAACGGGACGCCGGAGCAGGGTAGCGCCGCGGCGAACGAAGGGGCGACCGCGGGCGACGCGGGTACGGCCGCGAGCAGCACTGCCAGTGCGGAAACGGATTCCGCCTCCGGATCCACCACCGCGCAGGCGAATGCCAGTGCGGGCGCAGCGGACGCCACGGCGCCGGAAAGCGATAACGCCAAGCCGGCCTCGAATCCATCCCGTGGCACGAGCGCGTCGAGCGACGAGACGCGGACCGCCGCGGAGACGGGCGACGCGCCGATGGTGCGCAGCACCGGCAGCGCCGATGGCCGTTCCCCGCTCGGCCAGGCCCTGCAGGAAGGCTACCAGGCGCTGCGTGGCGGTGACCTCATGGCGGCGCGACGGCACTACCGCAAGGCGCTCGACCTCGCCCCGTCGAACCGGGACGCCCGCCTGGGCGCGGCCGCGGTGGCCCAGCGCCAGGGCAACGCCGCGGCCGCGATTGAACATTACCGCCGGGTATTGGCCGACCACCCGCGCGACCCGTACGCGCGCTCCGGTCTCGCCAGCCTGCAGAGCACCGCCGATCCGCGCCAGCTCGAGAGTGAACTCAAAACGCTCCTGAAACAGGACCCGAACGCCCACGCGCTGCGCTACGCCCTGGGGAACCTGTATGCGCGCGAGGACCGCTGGTCGCAGGCGCAGTCGGCGTACTTCGAGGCGTTCCGCAGCGCCCCGCAGGAGGCGGACTACGCGTTCAATCTCGCCGTGGCGCTGGATCAACTGGGTAAGCGGGAATCGGCCGTGGAGTACTATGACCGCGCCCTGGAACTGGCGGGTGACGGTTCCGCCTCTTTCCCGCTGGAATCCGCCCGCCGCCGCCTGGAAAGCCTCCGCCCATGA
- a CDS encoding GspE/PulE family protein codes for MTETEQRQAAPPRRLGERLVEAGIVSGDQLRIALTEQDRDGEPLGRILIRLGFVTEAVMREQLGEALGQESIDLAHAVPDREALARIPKEQAKRFGIVPISWRADEEALYIAMADTFNLVTLDRVRAYVGSAIEIRTLLAGEVEIDEAIDRFYGYELSVDGILHEIETGEIDYASLNAESGEYSQPLVRLVDAILADAVKRDASDIHFEPEEGFVRIRYRIDGVLRQIRSLHAHFWSPIAVRLKVMSDMNIAETRAPQDGRISLSIGGHVIDFRVSAVRTTHGENIVLRVLDRHKGIRPLPSLGFDEETMDTLNLMMSRPEGIILVTGPTGSGKTTTLYSMLSHLNQESVNIVTLEDPVEYPMPLVRQSAVNEAAKLDFANGIRSLMRQDPDIMLVGEIRDEPTASMAFRAAMTGHQVYSTLHTNSALGAIPRLLDIGILPDVIAGNMIGVMGQRLVRRLCEHCRAPYSPDAAERRLLALEAHGDHTLYRPVGCSRCDGRGYRGRFALLEVLRMDADLDDLIARRSTLKELSAAAYDKGFQTLAADGARRALEGTTSLEEVARVVDLTSRV; via the coding sequence ATGACCGAGACCGAGCAACGGCAGGCCGCCCCGCCCCGGCGCCTCGGCGAACGCCTCGTCGAGGCGGGCATCGTCAGCGGCGACCAGCTGCGGATCGCGCTCACCGAACAGGACCGGGACGGTGAGCCGCTCGGCCGGATCCTGATCCGCCTCGGTTTCGTGACCGAGGCGGTCATGCGCGAACAGCTCGGCGAGGCCCTCGGGCAGGAGAGCATCGACCTCGCCCACGCGGTCCCGGACCGCGAGGCGCTCGCCCGCATCCCGAAGGAGCAGGCCAAACGCTTCGGGATCGTCCCCATCAGCTGGCGCGCTGATGAGGAAGCGCTCTATATCGCCATGGCCGATACGTTCAACCTGGTGACGCTCGACCGGGTCCGTGCGTACGTCGGCAGCGCGATCGAGATCCGCACGCTGCTGGCCGGCGAGGTCGAGATCGACGAGGCCATCGATCGCTTCTACGGCTACGAACTGTCGGTCGACGGCATCCTGCACGAGATCGAGACCGGCGAGATCGATTACGCCAGCCTCAACGCCGAGTCGGGCGAATACAGCCAGCCGCTGGTGCGCCTCGTCGATGCCATCCTCGCCGACGCTGTCAAACGTGACGCCTCGGATATCCACTTCGAGCCCGAGGAAGGCTTCGTCCGCATCCGCTACCGCATCGACGGTGTGCTGCGCCAGATCCGCAGCCTGCATGCGCACTTCTGGTCGCCGATCGCTGTGCGGCTCAAAGTGATGTCGGACATGAATATCGCCGAGACGCGTGCGCCGCAGGACGGGCGCATCTCGCTGTCGATCGGTGGGCACGTAATCGACTTCCGCGTCTCAGCGGTGCGCACGACCCATGGCGAGAACATCGTCCTGCGCGTGCTCGATCGGCACAAGGGCATCCGGCCGCTGCCGTCGCTCGGCTTCGATGAAGAAACGATGGACACCCTCAACCTGATGATGTCGCGCCCCGAGGGCATCATCCTGGTCACGGGCCCGACCGGCAGCGGCAAGACGACCACGCTGTATTCGATGCTTTCCCACCTGAACCAGGAAAGCGTGAATATCGTCACGCTGGAGGATCCGGTCGAGTATCCAATGCCGCTGGTGCGCCAGAGCGCCGTCAACGAGGCCGCGAAGCTGGACTTCGCCAATGGCATCCGCAGCCTCATGCGCCAGGACCCGGACATCATGCTGGTCGGCGAGATCCGCGACGAGCCGACCGCGAGCATGGCCTTCCGCGCCGCCATGACAGGCCATCAGGTCTACTCCACGCTGCATACCAACTCCGCGCTCGGCGCGATCCCGCGCCTGCTCGATATCGGCATCCTGCCGGACGTCATCGCCGGCAACATGATCGGTGTCATGGGCCAGCGTCTGGTCCGCCGGCTCTGCGAGCACTGCAGGGCGCCCTATTCTCCGGACGCCGCGGAGCGCCGCCTGCTGGCCCTGGAGGCGCACGGCGATCACACGCTGTATCGCCCCGTGGGCTGCAGCCGGTGCGATGGCCGTGGCTATCGCGGGCGTTTTGCCCTGCTCGAGGTCCTGCGCATGGATGCGGATCTCGACGACCTGATCGCCCGCCGCTCGACGCTCAAGGAGCTCTCCGCCGCCGCCTACGACAAGGGCTTCCAGACGCTCGCGGCGGACGGCGCCCGCCGCGCACTCGAGGGCACGACTTCGCTGGAAGAGGTCGCCCGCGTCGTCGATCTGACGAGTCGGGTGTAG